A single region of the Rathayibacter rathayi genome encodes:
- the rbfA gene encoding 30S ribosome-binding factor RbfA, translating into MADPARARKLAERIQVIIAKRLERGLRDPRLGFVTITDVQVTGDLQHASVFYTVYGTDEERADSAAALKAATGMLRTEVGKNITARLTPSLEFILDALPANAKHIEDLLAAARSQDSQVQSLAAQADYAGEADPYVKPREDDAEE; encoded by the coding sequence ATGGCAGATCCGGCCCGGGCGAGGAAGCTCGCCGAACGTATCCAGGTGATCATTGCGAAGCGGCTCGAGCGCGGTCTCCGCGACCCGCGCCTCGGCTTCGTCACCATCACCGATGTCCAGGTGACCGGCGACCTGCAGCATGCTTCCGTGTTTTATACGGTCTACGGCACCGACGAGGAGCGTGCCGATTCGGCCGCCGCCCTCAAGGCCGCCACTGGCATGCTGCGCACCGAGGTGGGGAAGAACATCACCGCGCGGCTCACCCCGTCGCTCGAGTTCATCCTCGACGCGCTCCCCGCGAATGCGAAGCACATCGAGGATCTCCTTGCTGCCGCGCGCAGCCAGGACTCGCAGGTGCAGTCGCTCGCCGCTCAGGCGGACTACGCGGGCGAGGCCGACCCCTACGTGAAGCCGCGCGAGGACGACGCCGAGGAGTAG
- a CDS encoding MFS transporter: MTTGHELKQRTRQAPYVVVAAALGITLAASGAPSPAYADFQGQWSLPTSAVTVAYAVYALGVIAALLTAGGISDRIGTKPVLVAGMLTLALSMVGLALAPNLPVLILARLIQGVATGISTGAAGAALSETHPRSDQRAAAGTNSIVSTLGIAAGAVGSGAVLDWGAPLALPFEVLAGASLLTALGVALLSPRTDRAPGARLFALQRPSVPRGMRRDFLVASFCVTAAWSVGGLYLALGGSLARSLLGVHGHVVAGIVVLAVQGVGGAVQVLWTLMAASVPPRRAATYAMLALGVGTATTAAGAVLASAPLAVAGAVLSGAGFGLSFLTGTRIVTLAAPAPQLGAVLAAYFVLAYVALSAPALGVGFLAAAIGDGAAFVLFASAIIVLCAAALVLLRPRSRADRSASGNAAVAR; this comes from the coding sequence ATGACGACCGGCCACGAGCTGAAGCAGCGCACGCGTCAAGCACCCTATGTGGTCGTCGCAGCCGCGCTCGGCATCACCCTCGCCGCGAGTGGTGCCCCCTCACCCGCCTACGCAGACTTTCAGGGGCAGTGGTCACTTCCCACTTCCGCAGTCACTGTCGCTTACGCGGTATACGCCCTGGGGGTCATAGCCGCTCTTCTGACCGCGGGCGGGATCTCGGATCGGATCGGCACCAAGCCGGTACTCGTGGCGGGGATGCTCACTCTCGCCCTGTCGATGGTGGGTCTTGCGCTGGCTCCGAATCTTCCCGTACTCATCCTCGCCCGGCTGATCCAGGGAGTCGCGACAGGCATTTCGACCGGCGCCGCCGGCGCAGCGCTGTCCGAGACCCATCCCCGCTCAGATCAGCGCGCGGCGGCCGGAACGAACAGCATTGTCAGCACTCTCGGCATCGCGGCGGGAGCGGTGGGGAGTGGCGCGGTCCTCGACTGGGGCGCGCCTCTCGCTCTTCCCTTCGAGGTGCTCGCCGGCGCGAGCCTGCTGACGGCGCTCGGGGTCGCGCTGCTCTCACCACGAACTGATCGCGCACCGGGGGCTCGACTCTTCGCGCTGCAGCGCCCCTCGGTCCCGCGGGGGATGCGCCGGGACTTCCTGGTGGCGTCCTTCTGCGTCACCGCCGCCTGGTCGGTCGGAGGGTTGTACCTCGCGCTCGGCGGCTCGCTCGCGCGTTCCCTGCTGGGCGTGCACGGCCACGTCGTCGCCGGCATTGTGGTCCTCGCCGTTCAGGGAGTGGGCGGCGCGGTCCAGGTCCTCTGGACGCTGATGGCCGCCTCGGTCCCGCCCCGACGCGCGGCGACATACGCGATGCTCGCGCTCGGGGTAGGGACCGCCACGACCGCGGCGGGCGCTGTTCTCGCCAGCGCACCGCTCGCCGTTGCAGGAGCAGTGCTGAGCGGGGCCGGTTTCGGGCTGTCCTTCCTGACGGGGACGCGCATCGTCACGCTCGCGGCTCCGGCACCGCAGCTCGGCGCGGTACTCGCGGCGTACTTCGTCCTGGCGTACGTCGCTTTGTCTGCGCCTGCTCTCGGCGTCGGCTTCCTCGCCGCCGCAATCGGTGACGGGGCGGCCTTCGTCCTCTTCGCCTCGGCGATCATCGTGCTCTGCGCGGCGGCGCTCGTGCTCTTGCGTCCGCGCAGCCGGGCGGATCGCTCCGCCTCCGGTAACGCTGCGGTCGCCCGCTAG
- the truB gene encoding tRNA pseudouridine(55) synthase TruB codes for MLETPAPAPNGILLLDKPGGITSHDLVSRTRRRAGTRKVGHAGTLDPMATGLMILGLGPSTRLLTYLVGLDKQYEATIRLGASTSTDDREGELLTSADSDLVAALTPEAVADGVAALTGAIEQVPSTVSAIKVDGRRAYARARDGEEVILASRPVTVSTFDLLGSRRVATRDGEARLDLDVRVTCSSGTYIRALARDLGAALAVGGHLRSLRRTVVGPFSVAQAGEIDELDVPAALLSPTQVAGELFPLLRLDAQEAGDLANGKRIPAPEAVAGAKGLFAAVGPGERLIGLAERHGTQLKSVVNFPTEDLRTVAS; via the coding sequence GTGCTCGAGACCCCCGCCCCGGCTCCGAACGGCATCCTCCTGCTGGACAAGCCCGGTGGCATCACCAGCCATGACCTCGTCTCGCGGACCCGACGGCGCGCGGGGACCCGGAAGGTCGGCCACGCGGGCACCCTCGATCCGATGGCCACCGGGCTGATGATCCTTGGGCTCGGCCCCTCGACGCGGCTGCTCACCTACCTGGTCGGCCTCGACAAGCAGTACGAGGCGACCATCCGGCTCGGCGCCTCGACCAGCACGGATGACCGCGAGGGCGAGCTCCTCACCTCGGCCGACTCCGACCTCGTCGCAGCTCTCACCCCGGAGGCGGTGGCCGACGGCGTCGCGGCCCTCACCGGAGCGATCGAGCAGGTCCCGAGTACGGTCAGCGCGATCAAGGTGGACGGCCGGCGCGCCTACGCCCGCGCCCGCGACGGCGAGGAGGTCATTCTCGCCTCCCGCCCGGTGACCGTCTCGACCTTCGACCTGCTGGGGAGCCGCAGGGTTGCGACGCGGGACGGGGAGGCACGCCTCGACCTGGACGTGCGCGTCACCTGCTCCTCCGGCACCTACATCCGTGCGCTGGCGCGGGACCTGGGCGCGGCGCTCGCAGTCGGTGGCCATCTGAGGAGCCTCCGTCGCACCGTCGTCGGTCCGTTCTCGGTGGCGCAGGCCGGCGAGATCGACGAACTCGACGTCCCCGCCGCACTCCTGTCGCCGACGCAGGTCGCGGGCGAGCTGTTCCCGCTGCTCCGCCTCGATGCGCAGGAGGCGGGCGACCTCGCCAACGGTAAGCGCATCCCGGCCCCGGAGGCAGTCGCGGGCGCGAAGGGGCTCTTCGCCGCCGTCGGCCCGGGGGAGCGGCTGATCGGCCTCGCTGAGCGCCACGGCACTCAGCTCAAGAGTGTCGTCAATTTCCCGACCGAGGACCTGCGGACGGTCGCGTCGTGA
- a CDS encoding LysR family transcriptional regulator: protein MTARLEDISVRHLQYALAVEAAGSITGAAETLRIAQPSVSQQIRKLEARLGTPLFERTRTGLTVTPGARDFLRTASLLLGGLHEAAARLNDVASPWRVGISPGLCRDVVAEVEAALHSVQPDARMQCSADSSSAMIRALERGTLDVAVVRSPVGEPFLVYAPLASNELGVVVGPQHPLANEAGITWDHVREFALLWFDDENAPNYAAEILAHLARNGWSPTLERGPARHALFQHRLMTDHVLVALRPAGTRGSAAPLCWIPFVEDPPLEHLVLVAMRGTRAGALVARLGAAPRQ, encoded by the coding sequence ATGACGGCACGACTCGAAGACATCTCCGTGCGACATTTGCAGTACGCCTTGGCCGTGGAGGCGGCCGGGTCGATCACCGGTGCCGCCGAGACGCTGCGCATCGCGCAGCCGAGCGTGAGCCAGCAGATCCGGAAGCTGGAGGCACGCCTGGGGACGCCCCTTTTTGAACGGACGAGAACCGGCTTGACCGTGACTCCCGGGGCACGGGACTTCCTCCGCACCGCCTCACTCCTTCTCGGGGGGCTTCACGAAGCGGCCGCACGGTTGAACGACGTGGCCAGTCCGTGGAGGGTGGGGATCAGCCCGGGACTCTGCCGCGATGTCGTCGCAGAGGTGGAGGCGGCCCTGCACAGCGTGCAGCCCGACGCGCGGATGCAGTGCAGCGCCGATTCCTCCAGTGCGATGATTCGTGCTCTCGAACGGGGGACGCTCGACGTGGCCGTCGTCCGCTCTCCGGTCGGCGAACCCTTCCTTGTGTACGCGCCTCTCGCCAGCAACGAGCTGGGTGTCGTCGTCGGACCGCAGCACCCCCTTGCGAACGAGGCCGGCATCACCTGGGATCATGTGCGGGAGTTCGCTCTGCTCTGGTTCGACGACGAGAATGCGCCGAACTACGCCGCCGAGATCCTCGCTCACCTCGCTCGAAACGGCTGGTCCCCTACACTTGAGCGCGGACCGGCCCGCCATGCTCTGTTCCAGCACCGACTGATGACCGACCACGTCCTCGTGGCTCTGCGGCCCGCGGGTACGAGAGGGTCAGCGGCCCCGCTGTGCTGGATACCGTTCGTCGAGGACCCGCCCCTCGAGCACCTGGTCCTCGTCGCGATGCGCGGCACCCGTGCGGGCGCGCTCGTCGCGAGGCTCGGAGCCGCACCCAGGCAATGA
- a CDS encoding ketopantoate reductase family protein produces the protein MRIAVLGAGAVGGTVAALLDRAGHDVEVTARGDHLTAIRRSGLRLDGAWGEHTAWVRCGETLDLVPDLALVCTKAQDAEDALRSNRRTVDGTLVVIVQNGLDGLTAAARQVRDARLVGALALFAASRLEPGRVTVTAAASTTLGVPGRPADDDVRRAAAVLGEAVPTAVTDDFLGAQWTKLLINEVNALPAITGLSVQETVADQGLRRVLARALREAARTGIAAGVRFGSLQGLSNTSVRALAAAPLPVVELLPRRMAAGMGEVPNPGSTLQSIRRGVPSEIDHLAGAVVRTAHRGGREAPVNQLLVDLVHDVERAGTFLPPADVVRRAAAV, from the coding sequence ATGAGGATCGCAGTACTCGGAGCAGGAGCCGTCGGCGGCACCGTCGCCGCCCTTCTCGACAGGGCGGGGCACGATGTCGAGGTCACCGCTCGCGGTGACCACCTCACCGCGATCCGTCGCTCAGGACTTCGTCTGGACGGGGCCTGGGGGGAGCACACCGCGTGGGTCCGCTGCGGGGAGACCCTCGACCTGGTCCCGGATCTCGCCCTCGTCTGCACCAAGGCGCAGGACGCCGAGGACGCGCTGCGCAGCAATCGGCGCACTGTCGACGGCACTCTGGTCGTCATCGTGCAGAACGGGCTCGACGGCCTCACCGCCGCCGCCCGCCAGGTGCGCGACGCTCGCCTCGTCGGCGCACTCGCTCTTTTCGCCGCGAGCCGTCTCGAGCCCGGTCGCGTCACCGTCACGGCCGCCGCGTCAACCACGCTCGGCGTCCCCGGGCGCCCGGCCGACGACGATGTGCGCCGCGCCGCCGCCGTTCTCGGCGAGGCCGTCCCCACCGCAGTCACTGACGACTTCCTCGGCGCGCAGTGGACGAAGCTGCTGATCAACGAGGTGAACGCGCTCCCGGCGATCACCGGGCTTTCGGTGCAGGAGACGGTCGCCGACCAGGGCCTGCGCCGAGTCCTCGCCCGGGCGTTGCGCGAGGCCGCCCGCACCGGGATCGCCGCCGGCGTCCGCTTCGGCTCGCTCCAGGGCCTCTCGAACACCTCGGTCCGCGCACTCGCCGCCGCCCCGCTGCCCGTGGTCGAGCTGCTTCCCCGCCGGATGGCCGCTGGAATGGGTGAGGTGCCGAACCCCGGATCGACGCTGCAGAGCATCCGGCGCGGGGTACCGAGCGAGATCGACCACCTGGCCGGAGCCGTGGTGCGCACCGCTCATCGCGGGGGACGCGAGGCCCCGGTCAATCAGCTGCTGGTCGACCTGGTGCACGACGTCGAGCGGGCGGGCACCTTCCTGCCCCCCGCCGACGTCGTTCGCCGGGCCGCTGCGGTCTGA
- a CDS encoding GDSL-type esterase/lipase family protein, translated as MSERSIVDAGRDLQLGKVLFIGDSIIQAGAWDEWLTESTVIDEGVGGATTADVVARLSEFVAQQPDTVVLLIGTNDLAWHRTTEHVVRNIETVVATLRRDLPDVRILVISVLPRGHEFAPQIREINRHLWQFAPTAHAGYLDLWPVFAGEDGGLLEQYSPDGLHLNDDGYHAWREALGPALEAVVRMPPRTRPITLPYDEFARPKTA; from the coding sequence ATGAGCGAACGGTCTATAGTGGACGCGGGGCGCGATCTCCAGCTGGGGAAGGTCCTCTTCATCGGGGACAGCATCATCCAGGCGGGAGCCTGGGACGAGTGGCTGACGGAGTCGACGGTCATCGACGAGGGAGTCGGAGGCGCCACGACGGCGGACGTCGTCGCGCGGCTCTCCGAGTTCGTCGCACAGCAGCCGGACACGGTGGTGCTGCTGATCGGCACCAACGACCTCGCCTGGCACCGCACCACCGAGCACGTCGTGCGCAACATCGAGACCGTGGTCGCGACCCTCCGTCGCGATCTGCCCGATGTGCGCATCCTGGTCATTTCGGTTCTGCCGCGTGGGCACGAGTTCGCCCCGCAGATCCGCGAGATCAACCGCCACCTCTGGCAATTCGCGCCCACCGCGCACGCGGGCTACCTCGATCTCTGGCCGGTGTTCGCGGGCGAGGACGGCGGGCTGCTCGAGCAGTACTCGCCGGACGGTCTGCACCTCAACGACGACGGCTACCACGCCTGGCGGGAGGCACTGGGTCCGGCGCTCGAGGCGGTGGTGCGGATGCCACCGCGGACCCGCCCGATCACGCTGCCGTACGACGAGTTCGCGCGGCCGAAGACGGCGTAG
- a CDS encoding A/G-specific adenine glycosylase, which translates to MPSAALADAILVWYRANARDLPWRREGFPAWGTLVSEVMLQQTPVVRVLPRLAAWLERWPTPSALAAVPPGEAVRAWQSLGYPRRALRLHACAVAIAEEHGDVVPDDVDTLLALPGIGDYTARAVAVFAYGRRHPVVDTNIRRVIARAIGGAAEPGPPRTKADLDAMAALLPDSLPDAAAFNAGAMELGAIVCTARAPRCGECPIRDLCRWRAEGYPEHTGAVKTKQKRFEGSDRQVRGLILAELRAAHGPVTAAEVESLWLDAEQRGRALAGLVADGLATGDAEDGYLLPGS; encoded by the coding sequence ATGCCCTCTGCCGCTCTCGCCGACGCGATCCTCGTGTGGTACCGCGCGAATGCGCGCGACCTGCCGTGGCGCCGCGAGGGGTTTCCGGCCTGGGGCACGCTGGTCAGCGAGGTCATGCTGCAGCAGACCCCGGTCGTTCGCGTCCTGCCCCGCCTGGCTGCGTGGCTGGAGCGCTGGCCCACCCCCTCCGCTCTCGCTGCTGTCCCGCCGGGCGAAGCCGTGCGCGCCTGGCAGTCCCTCGGCTACCCGCGCCGGGCGCTCCGCCTGCACGCCTGCGCCGTGGCGATCGCCGAGGAGCACGGCGATGTGGTCCCCGACGACGTCGACACCCTCCTCGCGTTGCCCGGCATCGGCGACTACACCGCACGCGCCGTCGCCGTGTTCGCCTACGGCCGGCGCCATCCGGTGGTCGACACCAACATCCGGCGGGTGATCGCACGCGCCATCGGGGGCGCCGCCGAGCCCGGCCCTCCGCGCACGAAGGCCGACCTCGACGCGATGGCTGCGCTGCTGCCCGACTCGCTGCCCGACGCTGCGGCCTTCAACGCCGGAGCGATGGAGTTGGGTGCGATCGTCTGCACCGCCCGAGCCCCGCGCTGCGGCGAGTGCCCGATCCGCGACCTCTGCCGCTGGCGGGCCGAGGGCTACCCGGAGCACACCGGAGCGGTGAAGACGAAGCAGAAGCGGTTCGAGGGCTCCGACCGTCAGGTCCGCGGGCTCATTCTCGCCGAGCTACGCGCCGCACACGGCCCGGTCACGGCGGCCGAGGTGGAGTCGCTCTGGCTCGATGCCGAGCAGCGCGGTCGGGCTCTCGCCGGGCTGGTGGCCGATGGCCTAGCAACCGGGGACGCCGAGGACGGCTACCTCCTTCCCGGCTCCTGA
- a CDS encoding bifunctional riboflavin kinase/FAD synthetase — MRVETRPGDLAGIGPSAVTIGKFDGVHSGHRAVIGTLHERARERALAAVVVTFDRNPLSVIAPEKCPPVLVGNEQKLELLAGTGVDATLLLTFDEEFRALSPEEFVRQVLVDALGARVVLVGSDFRFGARGAGDVGLLRVLGRRYGFEVELIDDVRPEDGRRVSSTWIRELLAEGDVEHASRLLGHEPVVRGVVVHGAKRGRELGFPTANLSPQSQGLIPADGVYAGRLSTDGVTRPAAISVGSNPTFVGVPPKQVEAYVLDQTVETLDLYDRVVDVAFVRRIRGQVAYEGVEPLIRQMNQDVLRVREVLGIP, encoded by the coding sequence ATGCGCGTTGAGACTCGCCCGGGCGATCTGGCGGGGATCGGCCCCTCCGCCGTGACCATCGGCAAGTTCGACGGCGTCCACTCGGGGCACCGGGCCGTGATCGGCACGCTGCACGAGCGGGCGCGCGAGCGGGCCCTGGCCGCCGTGGTCGTCACTTTCGACCGCAATCCGCTCAGCGTGATCGCGCCGGAGAAGTGTCCACCGGTCCTGGTCGGCAACGAGCAGAAGCTGGAGTTGCTCGCGGGGACCGGCGTTGATGCGACGCTGCTGCTCACCTTCGACGAGGAGTTCCGCGCGCTCTCGCCGGAAGAGTTCGTGCGGCAGGTGCTGGTCGACGCTCTCGGGGCTCGCGTGGTGCTGGTCGGCTCCGATTTCCGCTTCGGAGCGCGCGGAGCGGGTGACGTGGGTCTGCTCCGCGTGCTCGGGCGGCGATACGGCTTCGAGGTGGAGTTGATCGACGACGTGCGGCCCGAGGACGGCCGCCGCGTCTCCTCCACCTGGATTCGCGAGCTGCTGGCGGAGGGCGACGTGGAGCACGCGAGCCGCCTGCTCGGGCACGAGCCCGTGGTCCGCGGAGTGGTCGTGCACGGCGCGAAGCGCGGGCGCGAGCTGGGCTTCCCGACCGCCAACCTCTCGCCGCAGTCGCAGGGCCTGATCCCGGCCGACGGCGTCTACGCGGGGCGGCTCAGCACCGACGGCGTCACGCGTCCGGCCGCGATCTCGGTCGGCAGCAACCCCACCTTCGTCGGGGTGCCGCCGAAGCAGGTCGAGGCGTACGTGCTCGATCAGACCGTGGAGACTCTGGACCTCTACGACCGTGTCGTCGATGTCGCGTTCGTGCGGCGGATCCGCGGGCAGGTCGCCTACGAGGGCGTCGAGCCGCTCATCCGCCAGATGAACCAGGACGTTCTGCGCGTGCGCGAGGTGCTCGGCATCCCCTGA
- a CDS encoding tautomerase family protein, which produces MPLISISQTPGTDPQKKAALLRAVTDAYVAATGAKPASVWATVTEVPLDNWTVGGETLADRAAKA; this is translated from the coding sequence ATGCCCCTCATTTCCATCTCCCAGACCCCGGGGACCGATCCGCAGAAGAAGGCGGCCCTCCTCCGCGCAGTCACCGACGCTTATGTCGCCGCGACCGGAGCGAAGCCGGCGAGCGTCTGGGCGACAGTGACCGAGGTCCCCCTCGACAACTGGACCGTCGGAGGCGAGACCCTCGCTGACAGGGCCGCGAAGGCCTGA
- a CDS encoding SDR family oxidoreductase has product MSDTSSDSARPLALVTGATGYIGGRLTPRLLEAGFRVRVLVRDPHKLSDVPWAGEVEVAQGDLGDPESLSAAVAGVDVLYYLVHSMGSGNDHAHFEEVESRAAHNVATAAKAGGVGRIVYLGGLHPEGQELSKHLRSRAEVGRILMESGVPTIALQAGVIIGSGSTSFEMVRHLTDVLPYMPAPQWVRNFIQPIAVRDVLHYLVGSASLDDATLNRTFDIGGPDVLRYGQMMNGYAVEAGLPQRPIASLPVFTPWLASQWVNLVTPIPRSLAVPIIASLQYDCVVHEQDIRSLIPDPEGGLTSYRRAVRLALGKMQAGEIETSWQNAEVVGAPSDPLPSDPEWAGHTVYVDLKERRTHADPAKLWRVIEGIGGTNGWYSFPLAWVIRGWMDRLVGGVGLQRGRRDSTRLHAGDALDFWRVEAIERPTLLRLRAEMKVPGGAWLEMRAEPSGDGGSLYTQRAVFFPQGLAGRLYWFAILPFHGIIFTGMANRITATAADLPDSGDERSPGGRRVQR; this is encoded by the coding sequence ATGAGCGATACCTCCTCCGATTCGGCGCGCCCCCTCGCGCTCGTCACCGGCGCCACCGGCTACATCGGCGGTCGGCTGACACCCCGACTTCTCGAGGCGGGTTTCCGGGTGCGCGTTCTCGTGCGTGATCCGCACAAGCTCTCCGACGTGCCGTGGGCGGGCGAGGTCGAGGTCGCCCAGGGCGATCTCGGCGATCCGGAGTCGCTCTCTGCGGCCGTCGCGGGCGTAGACGTCCTTTACTACCTCGTCCACTCGATGGGTTCCGGCAACGACCACGCCCACTTCGAGGAGGTCGAGAGCCGTGCCGCTCACAACGTCGCCACGGCGGCGAAAGCGGGCGGCGTCGGCCGCATCGTCTACCTCGGCGGCCTGCACCCCGAGGGCCAGGAGCTCTCGAAGCACCTGCGCTCGCGGGCGGAGGTGGGCCGGATTCTGATGGAGTCGGGCGTGCCGACGATCGCGCTCCAGGCCGGTGTCATCATCGGCTCCGGGTCGACCTCGTTCGAGATGGTCCGCCACCTCACCGACGTGCTGCCCTACATGCCCGCGCCGCAGTGGGTGCGCAACTTCATCCAGCCGATCGCGGTGCGCGACGTGCTGCACTACCTCGTCGGCTCCGCCTCGCTCGACGACGCCACGCTGAACCGGACCTTCGACATCGGCGGGCCGGACGTGCTGCGTTACGGCCAGATGATGAACGGCTACGCCGTGGAGGCCGGCTTGCCGCAGCGGCCGATCGCGTCGCTGCCGGTGTTCACGCCGTGGCTGGCCTCGCAGTGGGTCAACCTAGTCACGCCGATCCCGCGCTCACTCGCGGTGCCGATCATCGCCTCGTTGCAGTACGACTGCGTGGTGCACGAGCAGGACATCCGCTCGCTCATCCCCGACCCGGAGGGCGGACTGACCTCGTACCGCCGAGCAGTCCGGCTCGCGCTGGGCAAGATGCAGGCGGGCGAGATCGAGACGAGCTGGCAGAACGCGGAGGTCGTCGGCGCCCCCAGCGATCCGCTGCCGAGCGATCCGGAGTGGGCCGGCCACACGGTCTACGTCGACCTCAAGGAGCGCCGCACCCACGCCGATCCGGCCAAGCTCTGGCGGGTGATCGAGGGCATCGGCGGCACCAACGGCTGGTACTCCTTCCCGCTCGCGTGGGTGATCCGAGGCTGGATGGACCGGCTGGTCGGGGGAGTGGGGCTCCAGCGCGGGCGCCGCGACTCCACCCGCCTGCACGCGGGTGACGCGCTCGACTTCTGGCGGGTCGAGGCGATCGAGCGGCCGACGCTGCTGCGCCTGCGCGCCGAGATGAAGGTGCCCGGCGGCGCCTGGCTCGAGATGCGCGCCGAGCCCTCCGGCGACGGCGGATCGCTCTACACGCAGCGCGCGGTCTTCTTCCCGCAGGGCCTCGCCGGCCGACTTTACTGGTTCGCAATCCTGCCCTTCCACGGCATCATCTTCACCGGCATGGCCAACCGCATCACAGCCACCGCGGCCGACCTGCCGGACTCCGGCGACGAGCGTTCCCCTGGCGGGCGCCGGGTGCAGCGGTGA